One Littorina saxatilis isolate snail1 linkage group LG10, US_GU_Lsax_2.0, whole genome shotgun sequence DNA window includes the following coding sequences:
- the LOC138977949 gene encoding putative defense protein 2 — translation MPRATLLVLSATAAILALVTCYPDGAPAKDCWTERPLHGDHMPAHGDPPYEITVDKLGDSFDANTYTPGEYIQVTISSRDGTPFKGYLLKVYSSNGVSAGVWGAKKGEQHVLRKCGVTHNNNTATNTTTIMWKAPTSPIMDTIQFKAIIVKDYVTFYNNVLSRPLKPDYPKTFMEKLFERLRAYANVNFNVSVPSTELLPGPLLAVPTTTLGTTAPVQTASSAKAELPKVA, via the exons ATGCCAAGAGCGACTTTGTTAGTACTGTCAGCGACGGCCGCCATCTTGGCCTTGGTGACATGTTACCCGGATGGCGCCCCGGCCAAGGACTGCTGGACGGAGCGCCCCTTGCACGGCGACCACATGCCGGCACACGGTGACCCCCCCTATGAGATCACGGTGGACAAACTGGGGGACTCGTTCGACGCCAACACCTACACACCTGGCGAGTACATACAAG TGACGATCTCGAGCCGTGACGGCACCCCGTTCAAGGGTTACCTGTTGAAGGTGTACAGCAGTAACGGGGTGTCGGCAGGTGTGTGGGGGGCGAAGAAAGGCGAGCAGCACGTGCTGAGGAAGTGCGGCGtgacccacaacaacaacaccgccaccaacaccaccaccatcatgtGGAAAGCCCCCACCTCCCCCATCATGGACACCATACAGTTCAA AGCCATCATTGTGAAGGACTACGTGACGTTCTACAACAACGTTCTGTCCAGACCCCTCAAGCCGGATTACCCGAAAA CCTTCATGGAGAAGCTGTTTGAGCGTCTGAGAGCCTACGCCAACGTGAACTTCAACGTGTCCGTTCCGTCTACCGAGCTCCTCCCCGGACCCCTGCTGGCTGTTCCAACAACCACCCTCGGTACCACTGCCCCTGTCCAGACTGCATCCAGTGCTAAAGCGGAGCTGCCCAAAGTCGCGTAG